The genomic DNA CTTGCAATGGGTGGATATGAGAGAACTTAAACTAACTTTGTACTGAATGCATTatgaagagctgcagagatCTTAGTACTGACCCTTCTCTCCTGCATCCACACAGGCCCTACGATGGGAAGTGGAGCAAGACGATGGTTGGCTTCGGTCCAGAGGAGAACCATTTTGTAGCTGAGCTGACCTACAACTATGGGGTGGGAGAGTATCAGCTTGGCACTGACTTCCTGGTGGGTGAGAGTTCATCAAGACACTGCACAGAATGGACATGCCACACAACCCTTGAAAAACATTGATTGTCTTCCATGTGTTTGCTTCAGGGCCTCACTGTGCAGTCGAGCCAAGCTGTGAGCAACGCCAAGCGTCTGGGGTGGCCCCTCACTGAGGTGGGGAAGGCCCTGTATCTGACCCAGGCTCCAGGAGGGTATCACTTCTACTTGCTGGACAAGGAGCAACCTCCTAGTGGTGAGggatataatgataatatacaatagtaataataacctTTCAAAACCCAGTTGCAAAGTTTTTTACTGCATAAACAAGCAGTTATTATAAGCATGAATCTTGAAGACATAGAGGAGAACACAGATTTGTCTGGTCATTGAGGATTTTTAGGCATTTTATAACAATCATACCTATGTGGTTGATCATATGACCAGTAAGCTTTGATCACTTGTTCCCAGACCCTGTGCTGAAGGTTTGTCTCGGAGTATCCGACCTCCAGAGGTCAACGCACTACTGGACCACGCTCCTAGGAATGAAAGTAATGGACAAGaatgaggaaaagaaaacgGTGCTGATGGGATTCGCAGACACTCAAGTGAGTCACATATCAACATTTCTTTAAGAAGAACAGTAAATACACTGTAATGGTTTGTATTGtgtatttcatatttgtgttgatgatgtattttaatttgtatgtttgtttttgtgcagtgCAAACTAGAGCTTCGTGACATCAGTGGAACGGTGGATCATGGAACAGCGTTTGGGAGAATAGCGTTTTCATGCCCACGGGAGCAAGTAAGATAATGCTACATTAATaaatctttgtgtttgtcaaTTCATTCATTGTTATcattgaaaaaatataatacatattATTTAAATACCTCAGCTGCCTGACATTGAAGccttgatgaaaaaagaaaatcagaagATTCTCACTCCATTAGTCAGCCTGGACACTCCTGGAAAGGCCACAGTAGAAGTGGTGATCTTGGCTGACCCAGTACGTGCATCACCTGAAACATGCTGCTGTCATCA from Limanda limanda chromosome 6, fLimLim1.1, whole genome shotgun sequence includes the following:
- the glod4 gene encoding glyoxalase domain-containing protein 4, with the translated sequence MASRRALHFVFKVGDRTKTATFYRDVLGMKVLRHEEFEEGCKATCNGPYDGKWSKTMVGFGPEENHFVAELTYNYGVGEYQLGTDFLGLTVQSSQAVSNAKRLGWPLTEVGKALYLTQAPGGYHFYLLDKEQPPSDPVLKVCLGVSDLQRSTHYWTTLLGMKVMDKNEEKKTVLMGFADTQCKLELRDISGTVDHGTAFGRIAFSCPREQLPDIEALMKKENQKILTPLVSLDTPGKATVEVVILADPDSHEICFVGDEAFRQLSTVDPKGNDLLDKAMAEDKSDEWFAKHNRQKAAA